One genomic window of Candidatus Poribacteria bacterium includes the following:
- a CDS encoding response regulator: protein MDAKRKVLVIDDDPDFVKGIAAILEGHGFEVMTAPDGKTGFKAAKEGKPDLILVDIMMETWSEGLSLVNRFREEDETKDIPLLLVSSMDIRGRETPYPGEFWLSERFILTKPISEEELMKAIERAMGA from the coding sequence ATGGACGCTAAGAGGAAGGTCTTGGTTATAGACGATGATCCTGATTTCGTCAAAGGCATCGCCGCTATCCTGGAAGGACATGGATTTGAAGTGATGACCGCTCCCGACGGCAAAACGGGATTCAAAGCGGCCAAGGAGGGGAAACCGGATCTCATCCTGGTGGATATCATGATGGAAACGTGGAGCGAGGGATTAAGCCTGGTGAATAGGTTCAGAGAGGAGGATGAGACGAAAGATATCCCGCTTCTTCTCGTTTCCTCGATGGATATCAGAGGCCGAGAGACGCCCTACCCCGGGGAGTTCTGGCTTTCAGAGAGGTTCATTCTCACCAAGCCGATCTCCGAAGAGGAACTGATGAAAGCCATAGAGAGAGCGATGGGAGCCTGA
- a CDS encoding M81 family metallopeptidase yields MKGKIRCAICGIRHETNTFSTLRTELESFRVRRGEEILQDGLFSSFEEVEWVPTLLAGASPHGLVSRETYLKLKEELLDRLSNALPLDGVYMPLHGAMEVEEIGDGESDLVGSVRELIGEEVPIVASLDLHGNIAPAFAKKANLLTAYRTTPHVDGFQTGMRAVRHLIRCVKEEIRPVNVLVKIPLLLPGEYAITDVEPSRSLYASLREVESEDGIMDASILIGCAWTDSPHTSVSVIVVAEGEGRVQRARELAFGLAREIWNRRWEFGPEVETLPVEEAIREAMTAKEHPVVISDSGDNVTAGGAGDMPILLERLLELGATDAVIAGITDPDAVEKCIQAGVGSEVTLKVGGKLDGVNGYPIEIKGIVENVDSPSLVLLRVEGVRVMLIPDRRPIVTRDDFDRVGINPLEQQIIVVKLGLLFSEIRGIARRSIMALSPGFTSLRLDQLPYRRIRRPIFPLDGDFEWDHDGT; encoded by the coding sequence ATGAAGGGTAAGATACGATGTGCCATCTGCGGCATAAGACATGAGACGAACACCTTCTCGACCCTGAGGACGGAGCTTGAAAGCTTCCGCGTCCGACGGGGTGAGGAGATACTTCAAGATGGGCTTTTTAGCTCCTTTGAGGAGGTCGAATGGGTTCCGACGCTTTTGGCAGGAGCTTCACCTCACGGATTGGTGAGCAGGGAGACCTATCTCAAGCTGAAGGAGGAGCTCCTCGACCGGCTATCCAATGCGTTGCCCCTTGACGGCGTTTATATGCCGCTACACGGGGCGATGGAGGTGGAGGAGATCGGGGATGGCGAAAGCGATCTCGTCGGGAGCGTGCGAGAACTCATCGGGGAGGAGGTCCCGATCGTCGCGAGCCTGGACCTCCACGGCAACATAGCTCCGGCCTTCGCGAAGAAGGCAAATCTCCTCACCGCCTATCGCACGACGCCCCATGTGGACGGGTTCCAGACGGGAATGCGGGCGGTGAGACATCTGATAAGATGTGTGAAAGAGGAGATACGACCGGTTAACGTCTTGGTTAAGATCCCTCTCCTTCTGCCGGGGGAGTACGCCATCACGGACGTCGAACCCTCCCGTTCGCTTTACGCCTCCCTGCGGGAGGTGGAGTCCGAGGATGGGATCATGGACGCGTCGATCTTGATAGGATGTGCCTGGACGGATTCGCCACACACCTCAGTTAGCGTCATCGTCGTGGCCGAAGGTGAAGGAAGAGTTCAAAGGGCGCGTGAGCTCGCGTTTGGTCTTGCGCGTGAGATCTGGAACCGGCGATGGGAATTCGGACCTGAGGTCGAAACCCTCCCCGTGGAGGAGGCCATAAGGGAAGCTATGACGGCGAAGGAACATCCGGTCGTCATATCCGACTCAGGCGACAACGTGACGGCTGGCGGCGCAGGGGATATGCCGATCCTTCTGGAGAGGCTGCTGGAGTTGGGGGCGACCGACGCCGTGATCGCCGGGATCACGGACCCAGATGCCGTGGAGAAATGTATTCAGGCCGGAGTAGGCTCTGAGGTCACGTTGAAGGTGGGCGGGAAGCTCGACGGGGTCAACGGATATCCGATCGAGATAAAGGGTATCGTCGAAAACGTCGATTCACCCTCCCTTGTTCTCCTGAGGGTGGAGGGCGTGAGGGTTATGCTGATACCGGACCGCCGACCGATCGTAACACGGGATGATTTCGATCGTGTGGGGATAAATCCTCTGGAACAACAGATCATAGTAGTCAAGCTCGGCCTCCTTTTCTCCGAGATCAGGGGAATCGCCCGCAGGTCGATCATGGCTCTAAGCCCTGGATTTACGAGCCTTCGCCTGGATCAGCTCCCTTACAGACGCATCAGGCGACCTATTTTCCCCCTTGACGGCGATTTCGAGTGGGATCACGACGGGACGTAA